Proteins encoded in a region of the Drosophila gunungcola strain Sukarami chromosome 3L unlocalized genomic scaffold, Dgunungcola_SK_2 000005F, whole genome shotgun sequence genome:
- the LOC128259184 gene encoding E3 ubiquitin-protein ligase MARCHF6 has protein sequence MDDLSGDICRVCRCEAQSDRPLFYPCICTGSIKYIHQDCLMQWMRYSHKEYCELCGYRFSFQPIYAPDMPRVLPLKDVLVGLMSAVLEGARCWLHYSLVGMAWFGVVPLSAYRTYRYLFRASSFDMILTLPFDIFSMENLAADAFRGCFVVTCTLLSFIGLVWLREQILHGGGPDWLERDDAPLQAAAAAANPAQAPVAEVAAPPLPQDDNNNGNDAPQDVPMDNEGPAPVDNEDGAAQEAAPAAAVPAPAVDADADEQNWNPMEWDRAAEELTWERLLGLDGSLVFLEHVFWIISLNTMFIFTFAFCPYCVGNFILSSMDLLQPEKPLLHFHGLITTLFGYCCIGLTLVVLHFFARVFRLRRVCWFIGLCYIVVKVSLLSVVEIGVLPLICGWWLDICSLPLLDASLKDRKASFKAAPGTSLFVHWMFGMVYVYYFAAFISLLREVLRPGVLWIFRNVNDPDFSPIQEMIHVPIVRHIRRLVASAMIFGFAVLLMLWLPIRILQVAWPNFLPYALSGDAEVNDLSLQLLLLQIVLPGFFEQTQTRIWLKGLLRIWCTAVAWLLGIRSYLLPAPEPEPENPAAGEEGVENAGNQGEDNEGAAAAAAAPPPPPPPPPPPVEPAPPPRNLAAAHQAMMQRDAPVGFQPYEKPSLFAFRLCALLSLMCLSIVCAAMLTLTVPVYIGRRLMMLWTGQPGEKAAGAAEAAAAGAAAAAAGGGVVVAQNLAPIDAEGARKNERLLRSHELYTAEIGGYLCWIVCRGVAVVVTLLPQGRAAIVSKLKHWARVALQYALPVLTLLGIFVLVPLLFGLLLELVVVIPLRVPLRKTPIHFLWQDWALGVLYSKIAIALTLMGPDWHLKRALERAYMDGLRDFDLKFVMRDLAVPVVTTFGLALAGPYVLAHMVFPIFLADAFVRHVVARLVYPVSFIVVGSIYFVLFQIEQLKKLYLSIKVDKYLVGQRLVNYEHRKKQQQQQQQQEEEEQQRAARELKEHQERDRQREREQLAQEQELAELL, from the exons ATGGATGACCTGTCGGGCGACATATGCCGCGTGTGCCGGTGTGAGGCACAGTCGGATAGGCCACTGTTTTACCCATGCATCTGCACGGGATCGATCAAGTACATTCACCAGGATTGCCTGATGCAATGGATGCGCTATTCGCACAAGGAGTACTGCGAACTGTGTGGCTACCGCTTCAGTTTCCAGCCCATCTATGCCCCGGACATGCCGCGTGTCCTGCCGCTGAAGGATGTGCTGGTGGGACTGATGTCCGCCGTTTTGGAGGGCGCCCGCTGCTGGCTCCACTACTCCCTGGTGGGCATGGCGTGGTTTGGAGTGGTCCCCCTCTCTGCGTATAGGACCTATCGGTATCTATTCCGGGCCAGCTCCTTCGATATGATACTCACGCTGCCCTTCGACATCTTCTCCATGGAAAACCTGGCTGCGGACGCCTTTCGCGGCTGCTTTGTCGTCACCTGCACGCTGCTATCGTTTATAGGATTGGTCTGGCTGCGGGAGCAGATCCTACACGGCGGTGGACCCGATTGGCTGGAGCGCGATGATGCCCCACTGcaggcagcggcggcggcagctaATCCTGCCCAGGCTCCCGTTGCAGAGGTTGCAGCTCCTCCTCTGCCCCAGgatgacaacaacaacggcaatgATGCACCGCAGGATGTGCCCATGGACAATGAGGGGCCTGCTCCGGTAGACAACGAGGATGGAGCTGCCCAGGAAGCGGCTCCAGCTGCAGCAGTTCCAGCACCCGCTGTAGATGCCGATGCGGATGAGCAGAATTGGAATCCCATGGAATGGGATCGCGCTGCCGAGGAGCTCACCTGGGAACGCCTGCTGGGCTTAGATGGCTCCCTGGTTTTCCTCGAGCACGTCTTCTGGATCATCTCGCTGAACACCATGTTCATCTTTACCTTCGCTTTTTGCCCCTACTGCGTGGGCAACTTTATCCTGAGCTCCATGGATCTTCTCCAGCCGGAGAAGCCACTGCTACACTTTCATGGTCTGATAACCACTCTGTTTGGCTACTGCTGCATTGGCCTGACCCTGGTGGTGCTTCACTTCTTCGCAAGAGTTTTCCGATTGCGCAGAGTCTGTTGGTTCATTGGTTTATGCTATATTGTGGTGAAGGTATCGCTACTTTCCGTCGTGGAGATTGGAGTACTCCCGCTGATTTGCGGCTGGTGGCTGGACATCTGTTCGTTGCCCTTACTGGATGCCAGTTTGAAGGATCGCAAGGCCAGCTTCAAGGCCGCTCCGGGCACCTCACTCTTCGTCCACTGGATGTTTGGCATGGTCTACGTTTATTACTTTGCTGCTTTCATCTCGCTGTTAAGGGAAGTTCTGCGGCCCGGTGTGCTCTGGATCTTCCGCAATGTCAACGATCCGGACTTCAGTCCTATTCAGGAAATGATCCATGTCCCAATTGTGCGGCACATTCGTCGCCTGGTCGCCTCGGCCATGATCTTTGGCTTCGCAGTGCTCTTGATGCTCTGGCTGCCCATCAGGATTTTACAAGTGGCCTGGCCCAATTTCTTGCCCTATGCTCTGAGTGGCGATGCGGAGGTCAACGATCTTAGTCTGCAGTTACTGCTTTTGCAG ATCGTTTTACCCGGCTTCTTTGAGCAAACTCAAACGCGCATTTGGCTGAAGGGATTACTACGCATCTGGTGCACTGCGGTGGCCTGGTTGCTGGGTATTCGAAGCTATCTGTTGCCGGCTCCCGAGCCAGAGCCCGAGAATCCCGCCGCCGGCGAGGAAGGAGTAGAGAATGCTGGCAATCAAGGGGAAGATAATGAgggagcagctgctgctgctgctgcaccaccgccgccgcctcctccaCCGCCACCACCGGTGGAACCAGCGCCTCCACCGCGAAACCTGGCCGCTGCCCATCAGGCCATGATGCAGCGGGATGCACCCGTGGGATTCCAGCCGTACGAGAAGCCCTCTTTGTTTGCCTTCCGTTTGTGCGCCCTGCTCTCCCTAATGTGTCTATCCATTGTTTGTGCTGCCATGCTGACGCTCACCGTTCCCGTCTACATTGGCCGCCGGCTGATGATGCTCTGGACTGGACAGCCGGGTGAAAAGGCAGCcggagcagcagaagcagccgcagcaggagcagccgcagcagcagcaggaggaggagtgGTAGTAGCTCAGAATCTAGCTCCAATCGATGCGGAAGGAGCCAGGAAAAACGAGCGATTACTGCGCTCCCACGAACTTTACACCGCTGAGATTGGTGGCTACCTGTGCTGGATTGTCTGCCGTGGAGTGGCCGTAGTGGTCACATTGCTGCCCCAAGGACGAGCGGCGATTGTGAGTAAACTGAAGCATTGGGCACGAGTGGCTTTGCAATATGCCCTGCCTGTTTTAACACTCCTGGGAATCTTTGTGCTGGTTCCCCTACTCTTTGGCTTACTACTCGAATTGGTGGTGGTGATACCGCTACGCGTGCCATTGCGCAAGACACCCATCCACTTTCTGTGGCAGGATTGGGCGCTGGGAGTGCTGTACAGCAAGATAGCCATCGCCTTGACTCTAATGGGTCCAGATTGGCATTTGAAAAGGGCTCTGGAGCGCGCCTATATGGATGGATTGCGCGACTTCGACTTGAAGTTTGTGATGCGCGACTTGGCCGTGCCGGTGGTCACCACTTTTGGCCTGGCTCTGGCCGGTCCCTATGTCCTCGCACACATGGTGTTCCCCATTTTCCTGGCCGACGCCTTTGTGCGGCATGTCGTCGCTCGTCTCGTCTATCCGGTCAGCTTCATTGTGGTGGGCAGCATCTACTTCGTTCTGTTCCAGATCGAGCAGCTGAAGAAGCTCTATCTGTCCATCAAGGTGGACAAGTATCTGGTGGGACAGCGGCTCGTGAACTACGAGCACCgcaagaagcagcagcagcagcaacagcagcaggaggaggaggagcagcagcgcGCTGCGCGGGAGCTGAAGGAGCACCAGGAGCGGGATCGGCAGCGGGAACGGGAGCAGCTGGCCCAGGAACAGGAGTTGGCCGAACTTCTGTAA
- the LOC128259384 gene encoding thioredoxin, mitochondrial — protein MQRQMINILGQTTRRLVSGQQIRPLSVSSRRQEIFKVQSAEDFDKKVKNSQHPVIVDFFATWCNPCKLLTPRIESIVGEQAGSIKLAKVDIDEHSELALDYDVAAVPVLLIMQNGKEVQRMVGLQDEDKIRAWIAAAVKQAK, from the exons ATGCAGCGACAAATGATTAATATCCTGGGACAGACGACGCGCCGCTTGGTCAGTGGTCAACAAATCCGCCCATTGTCAGTTTCCTCGCGGCGCCAAGAGATCTTCAAAGTACAAAGTGCCGAGGATTTCGACAAGAAAGTGAAGAACAGCCAGCATCCCGTGATTGTGGACTTTTTTGCAAC ATGGTGCAATCCCTGCAAGCTGTTGACACCCAGAATCGAGAGTATTGTGGGCGAACAGGCGGGCTCCATTAAATTGGCCAAAGTGGATATAGATGAGCACAGCGAACTGGCTTTGGACTACGATGTGGCCGCCGTTCCCGTCCTGCTAATCATGCAAAATGGCAAGGAAGTGCAGCGCATGGTGGGCCTCCAGGATGAGGACAAAATCCGTGCCTGGATTGCCGCCGCAGTCAAGCAGGCCAAATAG
- the LOC128259383 gene encoding 39S ribosomal protein L23, mitochondrial, with translation MSTRWYPIYQRGNPQLRVFLPNFWMKLIRPTEEQPPNVVTFSVSMEMTKYDVRSYLEKIYKLPVVDVRTRIALGETKKDQTYGYITKKDDVKLAYVTLPREESFVFPDFFSEKAEKQAKEEKSLDDSKEGFRRFLDRNKKRPGTPGWFSI, from the exons ATGTCCACCAGGTGGTATCCCATCTACCAGCGCGGTAATCCACAACTCCGGGTTTTCCTCCCGAACTTCTGGATGAAATTGATTCGTCCCACGGAGGAGCAGCCCCCAAATGTGGTCACCTTTTCGGTTTCAATGGAAATGACCAAATACGATGTGCGTAGCTACCTGGAGAAGATCTACAAACTGCCAGTGGTGGATGTGAGGACTCGTATTGCCCTAGGCGAAACCAAAAAGGATCAAACCTATGGCTATATCACCAAGAAAGATGATGTGAAACTGGCTTATGTAACATTG CCCAGGGAAGAGTCATTTGTCTTTCCCGATTTCTTCTCGGAAAAGGCTGAAAAACAGGCCAAAGAAGAGAAGTCACTTGATGACTCCAAGGAAGGTTTCCGCCGGTTTCTGGACAGGAATAAGAAAAGGCCCGGCACTCCAGGCTGGTTTTccatttag
- the LOC128259353 gene encoding nucleolar MIF4G domain-containing protein 1 homolog translates to MVKIKKKEAKKKPLTRKEQRKQKSKVKKQNKRLYHAGKVNGTQRVAAAAEALAAQSLQSKNKKKRSKSKKPKINPDEIPKEQLLSGEIDSDDDESLDSDFSDPEVDALMPKSMAKVEVFEPLGKSVKKIPGGAIQRQDEEMVRRKELRQQKEITTKSKKQRLKQLRIENEEEDREINKLEKKLKLNKSKDKNRLVRKMFNDGLDYLLDFVLDDEEEKLKWEEKQERKKRLKEQQEKEEAGMWSDEEEQEDQNDDFPEDPSASEDEEDDEDPSGDKEQSDEESEDEEEDTKIKEDIYGRKRDAEGNILPDPVEKEASAAGQKYIPPHQRALMAASAGSSEKQAEILARLLKQCKGLLNRLSEANLHKIAAGIEALYMKNSRYNMNETLTKLLQEALLGATRTNERMVQEHMVLLAYLHAQIGSEIGAHFLQTFVELFDGYIKDINNLEVEDKQLNNLVLVLCYMYLFKIFELSLLMELIGKLADQLCEKSVECLLLIFQSIGFRLRKDDPLAFKTMMQRVQSQIASAPLELKENPRLRFMVDILNAVKNNNMQKLPQYDPELAEILRKRLKAMLKNDRYVVTLNITLEDLLRADKVGKWWIVGSAWTGNLDEMGSAKQKQDKNSAKSANGGFADQLLELAKKQQMNTAERRNIFCIIMSAADYVDAFEKILHLALKDQRAVAYVIIHCALNEKRANPYYAHLALKFCQFNRKYQLAFQFASWDRINDIEKLSKPQIRNLASFLQQVILAAGLQLSVLKVVDFMQLDKLSFYFMKEVMVRLLLSPDEREVYQTFERVAKNSKLQQFKQSVRLFLQHFLLKSDQLDKLKLKEEEQQLLQQRVDHLDKMLAYVDM, encoded by the exons AtggttaaaataaagaaaaaagagGCCAAAAAGAAGCCTTTGACCCGAAAGGAGCAGAGGAAGCAAAAGTCCAAGGTCAAAAAGCAGAATAAGCGGCTTTATCATGCCGGCAAAGTAAATGGAACTCAGCGCGTGGCTGCGGCGGCAGAGGCGTTGGCAGCGCAGTCGCTTCaaagcaaaaacaagaagaagagaagcaagagcaaaaaaccaaaaataaatccaGATGAAATTCCCAAAGAACAACTTTTATCCGGCGAAATAGACAGCGATGATGATGAGTCCTTGGATTCGGATTTCAGTGATCCCGAAGTGGATGCCCTGATGCCCAAAAGCATGGCAAAGGTGGAAGTTTTCGAACCTCTGGGTAAAAGCGTCAAGAAAATCCCAGGTGGAGCCATCCAGAGACAGGATGAGGAAATGGTCAGGAGAAAGGAGCTACGCCAGCAGAAGGAAATCACAACCAAGTCCAAAAAGCAGCGACTCAAGCAATTGCGTATCGAGAACGAGGAGGAAGATCGCGAGATCAACAAGCTGGAAAAGAAGCTTAAACTCAACAAATCCAAGGATAAAAACCGTCTGGTGAGGAAAATGTTCAACGATGGCTTGGATTACCTGCTAGACTTTGTGCtggacgacgaggaggagaagCTGAAGTGGGAGGAAAAGCAGGAGAGGAAGAAACGGCTGAAGGAGCAGCAGGAAAAGGAGGAGGCGGGCATGTGGAGCGATGAGGAGGAGCAGGAAGATCAAAATGATGACTTCCCAGAGGATCCAAGTGCTTCAGAGGATGAGGAGGATGATGAGGACCCCAGTGGAGATAAAGAACAAAGCGATGAAGAGTCCGAAGATGAGGAAGAGGATACCAAAA TTAAAGAAGACATCTATGGACGAAAACGCGATGCCGAGGGCAACATTTTGCCTGATCCCGTGGAGAAGGAAGCCTCTGCTGCTGGCCAAAAGTACATACCACCACATCAGCGTGCTTTGATGGCCGCCAGTGCAGGATCCAGTGAAAAGCAGGCCGAGATACTGGCTCGTCTGCTTAAACAATGCAAAGGTCTGCTTAATCGTTTGTCCGAGGCCAATCTTCACAAGATTGCCGCTGGCATAGAGGCTTTATACATGAAGAACTCCCGCTACAATATGAATGAGACCCTGACGAAGTTACTCCAGGAAGCCTTGCTGGGCGCCACGCGAACCAATGAGCGAATGGTGCAGGAACACATGGTTCTATTGGCCTATCTGCATGCCCAAATAGGCAGCGAGATCGGTGCTCACTTTCTGCAGACATTTGTGGAGCTTTTCGATGGCTATATCAAGGATATTAATAACTTGGAAGTTGAAGACAAGCAGTTGAATAACCTAGTGCTTGTTCTCTGCTACATGTACCTCTTTAAGATTTTTGAGCTGAGTTTGCTAATGGAGCTTATAGGCAAACTGGCAGATCAGCTTTGCGAGAAGAGCGTGGAGTGCCTTTTGCTGATATTCCAATCCATTGGGTTTCGCCTACGCAAGGATGATCCACTGGCTTTCAAGACCATGATGCAGAGAGTTCAATCGCAGATTGCCAGCGCACCACTGGAACTCAAGGAGAATCCTCGCCTGCGTTTCATGGTGGACATCCTGAATGCTgtcaaaaacaataatatgcAAAAGCTGCCCCAATACGATCCTGAACTGGCGGAGATTCTGCGAAAGCGTCTGAAGGCCATGCTGAAAAACGATCGCTATGTGGTGACCCTAAACATTACTCTAGAAGATCTCCTGCGGGCTGACAAAGTGGGCAAATGGTGGATTGTGGGCTCTGCCTGGACGGGAAATCTCGACGAGATGGGCTCggccaaacaaaaacaggaTAAGAACTCAGCTAAATCTGCGAATGGTGGATTTGCTGATCAGCTACTGGAGTTGGCCAAAAAGCAGCAGATGAATACTGCCGAAAGGAGGAATATCTTCTGCATCATCATGAGTGCCGCTGATTATGTGGATGCCTTTGAGAAGATCCTGCATTTGGCTTTGAAAGATCAGCGGGCAGTGGCCTATGTGATCATTCATTGTGCCCTCAACGAGAAGCGAGCAAATCCCTACTACGCCCATCTGGCCCTCAAGTTTTGTCAATTTAATAGGAAGTATCAACTGGCTTTCCAGTTCGCTAGTTGGGACAGGATTAACGACATTGAAAAGCTCTCGAAACCGCAAATTCGTAATCTGGCTAGCTTTCTTCAACAAGTAATCCTAGCAGCTGGCTTGCAGCTCTCTGTTCTTAAAGTGGTAGACTTTATGCAGCTGGACAAACTCAGCTTTTACTTTATGAAAGAAGTAATGGTCAGGTTGCTTTTATCGCCCGACGAGCGGGAAGTCTATCAGACATTCGAAAGAGTGGCCAAAAACTCAAAGCTTCAGCAATTTAAACAGAGTGTTAGACTTTTCCTGCAGCATTTCCTTTTGAAATCGGACCAACTGGACAAGCTGAAACtcaaggaggaggagcagcagctgctgcaacAGCGCGTGGATCATCTGGACAAGATGCTGGCTTATGTTGATATGTAA
- the LOC128259249 gene encoding LOW QUALITY PROTEIN: uncharacterized protein C7orf50 homolog (The sequence of the model RefSeq protein was modified relative to this genomic sequence to represent the inferred CDS: inserted 2 bases in 1 codon), whose amino-acid sequence MARTELEKKAKRQGKKRKHEAAGNAENAASDDEVANKSLILEPQVEQQAAPTDKPHKRRQKGEEALATKKRSKKSAADEQVATNEGEETPLQKPLKRKNLQETGKLIKXKSAARPENSNAVVTVRQKKKQKHQQRLEAQKNQNTNKEAKINKEYLLKWKESRQEWKFIKLRQISIQQTAFDEEKLDADLWPTALEYLASSQGAARSKISELAEEVIQKLDKEGEKLDDEAERQKLIESTRYQRARDLLQSFD is encoded by the exons ATGGCCCGCACTGAGCTGGAGAAAAAGGCAAAGCGTCAGGGCAAGAAACGCAAGCACGAGGCGGCTGGAAATGCTGAAAATGCGGCATCCGACGACGAGGTGGCCAACAAAAGTCTAATTTTGGAGCCACAGGTGGAGCAACAGGCTGCTCCAACAg ATAAACCGCACAAAAGGCGACAAAAAGGAGAAGAAGCCTTGGCTACCAAGAAACGCAGCAAAAAGTCGGCAGCGGATGAGCAGGTGGCCACCAATGAAGGCGAAGAAACTCCTCTACAGAAGCCTCTGAAGAGGAAAAACCTTCAGGAAACAGGAAAACTTATTAA GAAAAGCGCAGCTCGTCCGGAAAACTCCAATGCCGTGGTCACTGTGcgccaaaaaaagaaacagaagcaCCAGCAGCGACTCGAGGCTCAAAAGAACCAGAACACCAACAAAGAAGCCAAAATCAACAAGGAATACCTCTTGAAGTGGAAGGAATCGCGTCAGGAGTGGAAGTTCATTAAACTCCGGCAGATTTCCATCCAACAAACCGCTTTCGATGAGGAGAAACTGGACGCAGATCTCTGGCCAACTGCTCTGGAGTATTTGGCCAGTTCCCAGGGAGCAGCGCGCTCAAAGATCAGCGAATTGGCCGAGGAGGTTATCCAGAAACTGGACAAAGAGGGCGAAAAGCTGGATGATGAGGCTGAACGACAGAAACTTATCGAGTCCACGCGGTACCAGCGGGCCCGCGACCTTCTCCAGAGCTTCGACTAG